The Solea solea chromosome 19, fSolSol10.1, whole genome shotgun sequence genome has a window encoding:
- the igsf9a gene encoding protein turtle homolog A isoform X3, which translates to MICCCFSSPEAAVTAEGLQQQVRGKVGGQVELECSFPPSLPPDVSSASLHVVEWLRQGLDIPVLIRFGSYAPRVHPQYEGRVSLVRVAAMRLEDVRLEDQGLYECRILVLDRPTDERRDGTWTLLSVSAPPTFTEVPPPVVESLVGAHLSLNCVASGNPPPTITWIKDGSVIHQEGALFLRALSTQSAGQYTCHASNSEGNVSHVTRVKIKGPPVIVVPPKSTSLNMSQNALLRCQAVADPPNMTYVWQKGGENVHHIDSLKTRVKIMVDGTLLISGLVPEDSGNYTCTPSNGLLTPPTASANLTVMHPAQALQMPQETYLPTGMSGVVACRAAAQPPLLGVDWTKDGEALDLLSYPGWSWTSDGSLFMATVNDDAAGVYTCTPYNGYGTMGPSAPTTVILQDPPSLSVAPQSQYRQEAGRTLLVPCQGNDDDHAVVTVTWSKVDVSRRVSFSVESNGSLLLQPLTKDHQGAWQCSVTNRVASVKTSTRVFVLGTSPHPVSSLSVSPGVRQANVSWQPGFDGGAAQSFSVWVKKMSVSDDDDDDGEGKQSWFSVPVPSSEGNRVQVTGLSPATDYQFSVLSHNKLGTGPFSEIRTARTLDPPLRRRRPRPPALLSADGDWAGLLLRWSPPEEQRPPLTGFVLQSRSEDGGWFDLVENISANSSEVLVQGLQKDRAYELRLLSRSGELLSEPGPSVNVSSAGTQVSAGSSQQLDFVPEPLLAGVLGGVGFMCLALVVLLGSACVINHKRNQRRRRRRRKEAEEEEAEECPAVIYTHASSVKTSGSGSPDSVLKKSLLPANNLYPTTSSTSSTSSTSSSQTDCFSFSADDHLHHHHHQRKPLPSNCSKGRLSRTTSSPVSSQIEMISRGPDGRFSLPPYAAATLSVRGRNAQVRYDRPAQVRRSASLHSAGEDRKERPFVLSVDLPPCKPVDADSRSQMYDRTRQPTLHSRFVFDQKEKDDVFLDLGSVCSNTSLATIPVHERVRTPTFPVLPHIKHGLSQTTTASALVLQMEHERETGNLSRCLKLAQEREELERELHRYALERGPDRLSPVDGEFVWEYKSRTLPHRCTQSSKKSIGLSSNTSPSSSVHWDTRPLVSLVPRVSSPASASCSQSGSRHPRVEEVYGLTLPRFSSKHQRRERVGSALNNNSAPSTVPEDSDSCSQTLRQNSLFSRGSFSMSSFHENTFTDSEASDSRLLRSSDADACAEMSVDEPEFEDLVTKPMLHHRIASHLQHGRSLTPRRQRHHMRRSQSLNCRNPAFVDSVIQVPASPPRPEPELWRTGTTSSRFLDSRQRSRSLDSRRRKAENDFPTPDAWIESLSQENCSVESSCPADNLLWQNQNLATMKIQKSSADCPSVAHAASRSPPPLDTVSSNSPERPITNPHISFHYESSGTTPVCPNAGPRPIIYHQQKATKEAEGYLQEASKSSRPNINEQETLEVEAGGYEGVPESGSSYSSYASSGRGSMEPANRRMSLCHLTPTLSSSPETVEQSQGRTRDTRRHQMEPNHRRKVSVDENYEWDAADVDSQPGNRDGLLQKPLPLLLPPPQCCDLPSMHCSSLMSSLHPGHQNVCSAKPEPDTVLF; encoded by the exons GTTGGACAGACCCACAGACGAGCGGAGGGACGGCACGTggactctgctctctgtgtctG CTCCACCCACCTTCACTGAAGTCCCGCCTCCTGTGGTGGAGTCTCTTGTTGGAGCTCACCTCTCTCTCAACTGTGTTGCCAGTGGCAACCCTCCGCCCACCATCACCTGGATAAAAGACGGGAGTGTGATTCATCAG GAGGGGGCGCTATTTCTGCGAGCGCTGTCCACACAATCAGCAGGACAGTACACATGCCACGCCTCCAACTCTGAGGGGAACgtcagtcatgtgaccagagtcaagatcaaag GTCCGCCCGTTATTGTCGTCCCCCCGAAAAGCACCTCCCTCAACATGTCCCAGAATGCACTTCTGCGCTGCCAGGCGGTGGCCGACCCCCCCAACATGACGTACGTTTGGcagaaaggaggagaaaacGTCCATCACATCGA ctcttTGAAAACTCGAGTGAAGATCATGGTGGATGGAACTCTGCTCATCTCCGGCCTCGTCCCCGAGGATTCTGGGAACTACACCTGCACGCCGAGCAACGGCCTGCTGACCCCGCCCACAGCCTCCGCCAACCTCACAGTGATGC ATCCAGCGCAGGCTCTTCAAATGCCCCAGGAGACGTACCTGCCCACAGGCATGAGCGGCGTGGTCGCCTGCCGAGCTGCCGCTCAGCCTCCGCTTCTTGGCGTCGACTGGACAAAGGACGGAGAAGCACTCGACCTGCTTTCG tATCCAGGATGGAGCTGGACATCAGACGGCTCTTTGTTCATGGCCACGGTCAATGACGACGCAGCAGGCGTTTACACCTGCACTCCATACAACGGCTACGGCACCATGGGTCCATCTGCACCCACCACTGTCATTCTACag gatCCACCATCGTTGAGCGTGGCTCCACAGAGTCAGTACAGACAGGAAGCTGGACGGACGCTGCTCGTCCCCTGTCAGGGAAACGACGACGACCACGCCGTCGTCACGGTGACCTGGAGCAAA GTGGACGTGAGTCGTCGCGTGTCGTTCTCTGTGGAATCTAACggttctctgctgctgcagccgctcACTAaagaccaccagggggcgtggCAGTGCAGCGTCACTAACCGCGTGGCCTCGGTGAAGACAAGCACACGCGTGTTTGTCCTGG ggACCAGTCCACACccagtgtcctctctgtctgtgtctccggGGGTGAGACAGGCCAACGTGTCGTGGCAGCCGGGCTTTGATGGTGGAGCAGCTCAGAGCTTCTCAGTGTG gGTGAAGAAGATGTcggtgagtgatgatgatgatgatgatggtgagggGAAGCAGAGCTGGTTCTCGGTTCCTGTGCCGTCGTCAGAGGGAAACCGAGTTCAGGTGACGGGGTTGTCTCCTGCCACAGATTATCAGTTCAGCGTTCTGTCTCACAACAAACTGGGAACTGGACCGTTCAGCGAGATCCGGACCGCCCGGACTTTAG ATCCTCCTCTGAGGAGACGTCGACCGAGGCCTCCAGCTCTGCTGTCAGCTGATGGAGACTGGGCCGGTCTTCTTCTCAGATGGTCTCCTCCTGAGGAGCAGCGTCCTCCGCTCACAGGCTTCGTCCTCCAGTCTCGCTCTGAGGACGGCGGCTGGTTTGATCTGGTGGAGAACATCAGCGCCAACAGCAGTGAGGTTCTGGTTCAAGGTCTGCAGAAG gaccgCGCGTACGAGCTGCGACTGCTTTCTCGTAGCGGGGAGTTGCTGAGCGAGCCCGGTCCATCAGTCAATGTCTCCAGCGCTG ggacacaggTCTCCGCCGGCTCGTCTCAGCAGCTGGACTTTGTCCCGGAGCCGCTGTTAGCCGGAGTTCTGGGCGGAGTCGGGTTCATGTGCTTGGCTCTGGTGGTTCTGCTCGGTTCTGCCTGTGTCATCAACCACAAGAGGAACCAGCGccgcaggaggaggaggaggaaggaggcggaggaggaggaggcggagg AGTGTCCTGCGGTCATCTACACACACGCTTCATCAGT AAAGACCTCAGGCTCTGGGAGTCCAGACAGTGTGTTAAAGAAGAGTTTGCTTCCAGCCAACAACCTCTatcccaccacctcctccacctcctccacctcctccacctcctcctcacagacagactgtTTCTCCTTCAGCGCTGAcgaccatcttcatcatcatcatcaccagagGAAGCCTCTTCCGTCCAACTGCAGTAAAGGACGTCTCTCCAGAACAACGTCTTCTCCCGTTTCCTCTCAGATTGAGATGATCTCCAGAGGCCCAGACGGACGCTTCTCACTTCCTCCGTACGCCGCCGCCACGCTGAGCGTTCGCGGCAGGAACGCTCAGGTCCGATACGATCGTCCCGCTCAGGTCCGCAGGTCCGCGTCGCTGCACTCTGCTGGCGAGGACAGGAAAGAACGTCCGTTTGTCCTCTCTGTGGATCTCCCTCCCTGCAAACCAGTGGACGCTGATTCCAGGAGTCAAATGTACGACAGGACTCGGCAGCCGACGCTTCACAGCCGCTTCGTCTTTGATCAGAAGGAAAAGGACGACGTGTTCCTCGACCTCGGCAGCGTCTGCTCAAACACCAGTTTGGCCACGATCCCTGTTCACGAGCGAGTGAGAACTCCCACGTTTCCAGTTCTGCCGCATATCAAACACGGCTTGAGTCAGACGACGACCGCCAGCGCTCTGGTGCTGCAGATGGAGCACGAGCGGGAGACGGGGAACCTGAGTCGCTGCCTGAAACTGGCTCAGGAGCgggaggagctggagagggAGCTGCACAGGTATGCGCTGGAGCGAGGCCCGGACAGACTTTCACCTGTTGACGGTGAGTTTGTGTGGGAGTATAAGAGCAGGACGCTGCCTCACAGATGCACCCAGAGCAGCAAGAAGAGCATCGGTCTGTCCTCCAACACCTCACCTTCATCCTCCGTCCACTGGGACACACGTCCACTCGTCTCTCTTGTCCCTCGCGTGTCTTCACCAGCCAGTGCCTCGTGCTCTCAGTCTGGCAGCCGTCATCCTCGTGTGGAAGAGGTCTACGGATTAACTCTCCCACGTTTCTCCTCAAAACACCAGAGACGGGAAAGAGTTGGATCTGCACTGAATAATAATTCCGCTCCGTCCACAGTCCCAGAAGACTCCGACTCGTGCTCTCAGACTCTGAGACAGAACAGTCTGTTCAGTCGTGGCAGTTTTTCAATGTCGTCTTTCCATGAGAACACATTCACTGACAGTGAAGCTTCAGACTCTCGGCTCCTCAGGTCCAGTGATGCAGACGCGTGTGCTGAGATGAGTGTGGACGAACCTGAGTTTGAGGATTTGGTGACAAAGCCGATGCTTCATCACAGAATCGCCTCTCACCTGCAGCACGGACGCTCGCTCACTCCCCGACGCCAGCGTCACCACATGAGGCGGAGTCAAAGCCTTAACTGCCGCAATCCTGCCTTTGTGGACTCCGTTATCCAGGTCCCAGCTTCTCCACCACGTCCAGAACCAGAACTCTGGAGAACCGGGACTACAAGCTCTAGGTTCTTGGACTCTAGGCAGAGAAGTCGGAGCCTGGACTCGAGGAGGCGGAAGGCAGAGAACGACTTTCCGACTCCTGATGCTTGGATAGAGTCACTAAGTCAGGAGAACTGCTCTGTTGAGTCTTCCTGTCCTGCAGACAATCTCctctggcagaaccagaacCTTGCTACCATGAAGATCCAAAAGTCTTCTGCAGATTGTCCCTCTGTGGCCCATGCTGCCTCCAGATCTCCTCCTCCCTTAGACACGGTGTCTTCAAACAGTCCAGAGCGGCCGATAACAAATCCCCACATATCTTTTCACTACGAGAGCTCAGGAACGACGCCTGTCTGTCCAAACGCCGGACCACGGCCAATCATCTATCACCAGCAGAAGGCCACGAAAGAGGCAGAAGGTTACCTGCAGGAAGCTTCCAAGAGCTCACGCCCCAACATCAATGAGCAGGAGACACTGGAGGTGGAGGCCGGAGGCTACGAGGGAGTCCCAGAGTCCGGGAGCAGCTACAGCAGTTACGCGAGCAGCGGCCGAGGCAGCATGGAGCCGGCGAACCGACGAATGTCTCTGTGTCACCTGACCCCGACCCTCAGCAGCTCACCTGAGACTGTGGAGCAGAGCCAGGGACGGACACGGGACACACGGCGTCACCAAATGGAACCAAACCACAG GAGAAAAGTCTCGGTGGATGAGAATTACGAGTGGGATGCAGCTGATGTCGACTCACAGCCTGGAAACAGAGATG GTTTGCTGCAGaagcctcttcctcttcttcttcctcctcctcagtgctgCGAccttcccagcatgcactgctccTCTCTGATGTCGTCTTTGCACCCGGGGCATCAGAACGTCTGCTCTGCTAAACCAGAACCCGACACGGTTCTGTTCTGA